In Asanoa sp. WMMD1127, one genomic interval encodes:
- a CDS encoding phage major capsid protein: MDYIEAANAALAKRARADEQRKAVLEDATLTEADKRQRVEAIHAHMAELAKEADGHVRAAEAEAEVRSINERAAKLSGGRGVERRTEVRDEAQELRDLALGRREAVEFDLRTAESTNADQTKGGNTKPTTFAAQVLEAMRNRSQFFGRARLLTTSGGEVMEFPIKNALNPATPPVTLESGTILKAENTAYNKANTSWTKTNIGAYKYGVIVEATQEIVADSALPILSMLAADAGETVADAIVADLLLGNGTNKPWGWVTRATTSGVNAANLAGITFQNLLDLQYAVTAPYRRNGAYMFNDAAVPVLSKIVDGTGNYVWRPSVQAGEPDTIWGKAVLTDPNMAIAGAAAKTVLFGDPSKYMIRQVNSLRVTRSDEYGFDRDVIAFKVSWRGSGDLFDLNSVKALTVTA; encoded by the coding sequence GTGGATTACATCGAGGCCGCTAACGCGGCCCTGGCGAAGCGTGCCCGTGCGGACGAGCAGCGCAAGGCGGTTCTTGAGGACGCGACCCTGACCGAGGCTGACAAGCGTCAGCGGGTCGAGGCCATTCACGCGCACATGGCGGAGCTTGCCAAGGAGGCGGACGGTCACGTTCGCGCGGCTGAGGCTGAGGCGGAGGTGCGCTCGATCAACGAGCGTGCCGCGAAGCTTTCCGGCGGCCGGGGTGTCGAGCGTCGGACCGAGGTCCGCGACGAAGCTCAGGAGCTTCGGGACCTGGCGCTTGGTCGCCGGGAGGCGGTCGAGTTCGACCTTCGTACCGCGGAGTCCACCAACGCGGACCAGACGAAGGGCGGCAACACCAAGCCGACCACGTTTGCCGCTCAGGTGCTTGAGGCCATGCGGAACCGGAGCCAGTTCTTCGGCCGGGCTCGCCTGCTCACCACTTCCGGTGGTGAGGTCATGGAGTTCCCGATCAAGAACGCTCTGAACCCGGCCACTCCCCCGGTGACGCTTGAGAGCGGCACCATCCTCAAGGCTGAGAACACGGCGTACAACAAGGCGAACACGTCTTGGACCAAGACGAACATCGGTGCCTACAAGTACGGCGTCATCGTTGAGGCCACTCAGGAAATCGTCGCGGACTCGGCTCTGCCGATCCTGTCGATGCTGGCCGCGGACGCGGGTGAGACTGTCGCGGATGCGATCGTGGCTGACCTGCTGCTCGGTAACGGCACGAACAAGCCGTGGGGTTGGGTCACTCGCGCGACGACTTCGGGCGTCAACGCGGCGAACCTGGCGGGTATCACCTTCCAGAACCTGCTCGATCTCCAGTACGCGGTTACCGCTCCGTACCGGCGCAACGGCGCTTACATGTTCAACGACGCTGCGGTTCCGGTGCTGTCGAAGATCGTGGATGGCACGGGCAACTACGTGTGGCGTCCTTCGGTCCAGGCTGGCGAGCCGGACACCATTTGGGGCAAGGCGGTTCTGACCGATCCCAACATGGCGATTGCCGGTGCTGCCGCGAAGACGGTCCTGTTCGGTGACCCGTCGAAGTACATGATCCGTCAGGTCAACAGCCTGCGGGTTACGCGGTCGGACGAGTACGGCTTTGACCGTGACGTGATCGCGTTCAAGGTGTCGTGGCGTGGCTCGGGTGACCTGTTCGACCTGAACAGCGTCAAGGCCCTGACCGTCACTGCCTGA
- a CDS encoding helix-turn-helix transcriptional regulator: MREDPSVPRFSPPTPRSKRLGRELRRLREAAGMTGEQVADRISSSASRLSRIESGHIKPSSGGVMELLDLYAVTWKDGPGKALVDLARTLKETGWWARLGTLSNQYATYIAYEEEALALLNYEPTIIPGLLQTRDYALAVSAVGRETDAAGIKQRVDARMTRQEVLTKREKPLRLHAIVSEAALRTEVGGPDLLADQLRHVVKMAARPNVTVQVLRFAAGAHLADRGGFAVLTFDTDESPLGYVETPAGELFLEGPREIARLTGVFDNLRELAMSPAESIKWIKGMADGQEPLDHV; the protein is encoded by the coding sequence ATGAGGGAAGATCCCAGCGTGCCCAGATTCAGCCCACCAACCCCGCGATCGAAGCGTCTCGGTCGCGAGCTTCGAAGGCTCCGCGAAGCCGCCGGCATGACCGGCGAACAGGTGGCGGACCGGATCTCAAGCTCAGCTAGCCGGCTGTCCCGCATCGAGTCGGGGCACATCAAGCCGTCATCCGGCGGAGTGATGGAACTACTCGATCTCTATGCGGTCACCTGGAAGGACGGACCGGGGAAGGCACTCGTCGACCTGGCCCGTACGCTCAAAGAAACCGGTTGGTGGGCGAGGCTTGGCACCCTCTCAAACCAGTACGCGACTTACATTGCGTACGAGGAAGAGGCGTTGGCCCTGCTCAACTATGAGCCGACGATCATTCCCGGGTTGCTACAGACGAGGGACTACGCACTAGCCGTCAGTGCCGTAGGAAGGGAGACGGATGCAGCAGGGATCAAGCAGCGAGTAGACGCGCGGATGACGCGTCAAGAGGTGTTGACCAAGAGGGAGAAGCCGCTCCGGTTGCACGCGATCGTCAGCGAGGCAGCGTTGCGGACCGAGGTAGGCGGACCGGACCTCTTGGCGGACCAGCTCCGCCACGTGGTCAAGATGGCCGCCAGGCCGAACGTCACCGTTCAGGTACTCCGGTTCGCCGCGGGAGCACACCTAGCCGACCGGGGCGGATTCGCGGTCCTCACGTTCGACACAGACGAGAGCCCGTTGGGCTACGTCGAGACGCCTGCCGGGGAGTTGTTCCTTGAAGGGCCACGAGAGATCGCCCGGCTAACCGGGGTGTTCGACAACCTCCGCGAACTGGCGATGTCGCCCGCGGAGAGCATCAAATGGATCAAGGGGATGGCTGATGGACAAGAACCGTTGGATCACGTCTAG
- a CDS encoding DUF397 domain-containing protein: MDKNRWITSSRSGSNGQCVEVMDTGEGFRVRDSKDRSGPVLKFTRAEWDAFTGGVKDGEFDA; the protein is encoded by the coding sequence ATGGACAAGAACCGTTGGATCACGTCTAGCCGTAGCGGCAGCAACGGCCAGTGCGTAGAGGTCATGGACACCGGGGAAGGCTTCCGTGTCCGCGACAGCAAGGACCGGAGCGGACCCGTCCTCAAGTTCACCCGCGCCGAGTGGGACGCGTTCACGGGTGGCGTCAAGGATGGCGAGTTCGACGCCTGA
- a CDS encoding terminase TerL endonuclease subunit, protein MEYPLAPHGPTSPEAGLFRYDEKRAQRVINFIERFIVHTKGRHARAPFLLAAWQKDEIIRPLYATVAYDDQYDEWVRQYRIAWMEMARKNGKSEVLSALALYHLVADGEESAEVYSVAADKDQASLVYNTAKRMVELSPALSKVVEIIDSKKRLVYAKTNSFYQVLPGDAAGALGTNPSAVLFDEVLTQKDRHLWDSLRQGFGTRKEPLLLAATTAAYTTAAFALAEHEYGELIEKKPETDPARFVFRRNVPRDWDWRDEGEPPSAEHPKGTGWYFANPALGDFLNINNLRAEAKEAREKPSAQNAFRVFRLNQWVSQAERWLDMALWDENGTAEITREALKGRECVGALDLASTQDFTAWVLLFRGSPTSADDPGFTVLPHFFLPRPALEARSNMRDQMETWERDGWLTVTEGKTTDYDVILNHVSLDAEWFRIHLVGYDPWNATHLISLIEERGQATVKVPQTAPRLNDPCKALESALAERQLHHGSNPILRWMADNVELEITGDGLMKPSRKKSGEKIDGIAALVSALFVAAIPFEGDADVTFMQFGLEEEEEVLTDEERDALDEFMEAWNDGDQEDDWRSFDPR, encoded by the coding sequence TTGGAATACCCTCTCGCCCCACACGGCCCGACCTCCCCGGAGGCGGGCCTTTTTCGTTACGACGAGAAGCGGGCTCAACGCGTAATCAACTTCATTGAACGCTTCATCGTGCACACCAAAGGTAGGCACGCACGGGCTCCGTTCTTGCTGGCCGCTTGGCAGAAGGACGAGATCATTCGTCCGCTGTACGCGACCGTTGCCTATGACGATCAGTACGACGAATGGGTCAGGCAGTACCGGATCGCGTGGATGGAGATGGCCCGGAAGAACGGCAAGAGTGAAGTCTTGTCGGCCCTGGCGCTGTATCACTTGGTCGCGGATGGTGAAGAGTCCGCGGAGGTTTACTCCGTAGCGGCTGACAAGGACCAAGCGTCCTTGGTCTACAACACGGCTAAGCGCATGGTCGAGCTGTCGCCGGCTCTCTCCAAGGTTGTCGAGATCATCGACAGCAAGAAGCGTCTCGTGTACGCGAAGACGAACAGCTTCTATCAGGTGCTACCCGGTGACGCTGCCGGCGCTCTCGGCACCAACCCGTCAGCGGTCCTCTTCGATGAGGTGCTGACGCAGAAGGACCGGCACCTTTGGGACTCGCTACGCCAGGGCTTCGGTACCCGTAAAGAGCCTCTGCTGTTGGCCGCTACTACCGCGGCGTACACAACCGCGGCGTTCGCGCTTGCGGAGCATGAGTACGGGGAGCTGATCGAGAAGAAGCCGGAAACGGACCCTGCTCGGTTCGTGTTCCGCCGGAACGTGCCCCGCGATTGGGACTGGCGGGATGAAGGGGAACCTCCTTCCGCCGAACATCCGAAGGGTACGGGTTGGTATTTCGCTAACCCGGCTTTGGGTGACTTCCTGAACATCAACAACCTCCGGGCGGAAGCCAAGGAGGCGCGGGAGAAGCCGTCCGCTCAGAACGCGTTCCGCGTGTTCCGCCTCAACCAATGGGTGAGCCAGGCGGAGCGCTGGTTGGACATGGCGCTTTGGGATGAGAACGGTACGGCCGAGATCACCCGGGAAGCGCTTAAGGGCCGGGAGTGCGTTGGTGCGCTCGACCTGGCGTCAACTCAGGACTTCACGGCTTGGGTGCTGCTGTTCCGCGGCTCTCCGACTTCGGCGGACGATCCCGGCTTTACGGTTCTCCCCCACTTCTTCCTGCCCCGTCCGGCGCTTGAAGCGCGGTCAAATATGCGGGACCAAATGGAGACGTGGGAGCGGGACGGTTGGCTAACCGTCACCGAAGGGAAGACGACCGATTACGACGTGATCCTTAACCACGTCTCACTAGACGCGGAGTGGTTCCGGATTCATTTGGTCGGCTACGACCCATGGAACGCAACGCACCTAATCAGCCTGATTGAGGAACGCGGGCAGGCAACGGTAAAGGTGCCTCAGACGGCTCCGCGTTTAAACGATCCGTGCAAAGCGCTTGAGAGTGCGCTTGCCGAACGTCAGCTTCACCACGGTTCGAATCCGATCCTTCGGTGGATGGCTGACAACGTGGAATTGGAGATCACGGGAGACGGCTTGATGAAGCCTTCCCGGAAGAAGTCCGGCGAAAAGATCGACGGTATCGCCGCTCTCGTCTCCGCGCTGTTTGTCGCTGCGATCCCATTCGAGGGTGACGCGGACGTGACCTTTATGCAATTCGGCTTAGAAGAAGAAGAGGAGGTGTTGACGGATGAGGAACGAGACGCGCTTGATGAGTTCATGGAAGCGTGGAATGACGGCGATCAGGAAGACGATTGGAGATCGTTCGACCCGCGCTAG
- a CDS encoding HK97 family phage prohead protease, whose translation MAEIERRVFLSEVEVRSAGENRHTIVGYAYRFNARSQNLGGFKETILEGAGAESVKADDIRALMNHDPNLILGRNRAETLRVAEDSNGLHYEIDADERISYVRDLLIALERGDVSQSSFGFQVNPQGEAWTRDEDDFPLRSVSSLRLFDVSPVTYPAYLTSDSQVAKRALDMAASFGSELWTPPAAPDFDVEAFAIRSRLAALSLRG comes from the coding sequence ATGGCGGAGATTGAGCGTCGGGTGTTCCTCTCCGAGGTTGAGGTTCGATCGGCTGGCGAGAACCGACACACGATTGTCGGTTACGCGTACCGGTTCAATGCGCGGAGTCAGAACTTGGGCGGCTTCAAGGAGACCATCCTTGAAGGGGCCGGCGCGGAGAGCGTCAAGGCTGACGACATCCGGGCTCTCATGAACCACGATCCGAACCTGATCCTTGGTCGCAACCGGGCGGAGACGCTTCGGGTTGCGGAGGACTCCAACGGTCTGCATTACGAGATCGACGCGGACGAGCGAATTAGCTACGTGCGTGACCTTCTGATCGCGCTTGAGCGCGGTGACGTTTCTCAGTCGTCTTTCGGTTTCCAGGTCAACCCGCAGGGTGAGGCTTGGACCCGCGATGAAGACGACTTCCCGCTTCGCTCGGTTTCGAGCTTGCGGCTGTTCGACGTAAGCCCTGTGACTTACCCGGCTTACCTGACGTCCGATTCGCAGGTTGCGAAGCGCGCACTCGACATGGCGGCTTCCTTCGGTAGCGAGCTTTGGACTCCCCCGGCGGCTCCCGACTTTGACGTTGAGGCGTTCGCCATCCGGTCGCGACTTGCGGCCCTTTCTCTGCGCGGCTAA
- a CDS encoding phage tail tube protein: MAAVHDSYLGMVEEVTYGTAVAVARFLEMTGEDLKGKYERIDSEAFRAGQRVLHKDRFQPNPKGAEGSIKLEGMDSGLGLLLKHALGSISSGAPTGGFTTHTATVGDLRGKSLTVQVGRVDNAGVLHPFTYTGCKVKGWELSNAVDGVMNLSFDLDSAKENIGAGAGPLAPATPTYSTTAQLFTFVGGVVNIAGAPFGVSDISIKGENKLKDDRWSTVGKREPVEEGLREYSFELKGEFEGLAHAQRVAALLASGTIAAVDCTWASPQGGELKLTIPVGRFDAGAVNFDGAKLIDHALSGMALWDGSASPVSVAYKSKDATP, encoded by the coding sequence ATGGCTGCCGTTCACGACTCATACCTTGGCATGGTCGAGGAAGTTACCTATGGCACTGCCGTTGCGGTTGCTCGCTTCCTTGAGATGACCGGGGAAGACCTTAAGGGCAAGTACGAGCGAATCGACTCCGAGGCTTTCCGGGCGGGTCAGCGTGTCCTTCACAAGGACCGCTTCCAGCCCAACCCGAAGGGTGCGGAAGGCTCGATCAAGCTTGAGGGAATGGACTCCGGGCTTGGCCTGCTGTTGAAGCACGCTCTCGGCTCGATCTCCTCGGGTGCTCCGACTGGCGGCTTCACCACTCACACCGCGACCGTGGGGGATCTCCGCGGTAAGTCCCTGACGGTCCAGGTTGGCCGCGTGGATAACGCGGGTGTGCTGCACCCGTTTACCTACACCGGTTGCAAGGTGAAGGGTTGGGAGCTGTCCAACGCGGTCGACGGGGTAATGAACCTGTCGTTCGACCTGGACTCCGCTAAGGAGAACATCGGTGCGGGTGCCGGGCCTCTTGCCCCGGCTACTCCGACGTACAGCACTACGGCTCAGTTGTTCACCTTCGTTGGCGGTGTCGTGAACATCGCCGGCGCACCTTTCGGTGTCTCTGACATCTCGATTAAGGGTGAGAACAAGCTTAAGGATGACCGGTGGTCGACGGTCGGTAAGCGAGAGCCGGTCGAAGAGGGCCTTCGCGAATACAGCTTCGAGCTTAAGGGCGAATTCGAAGGACTCGCGCACGCGCAGCGTGTAGCGGCCCTTCTCGCTTCGGGCACGATCGCTGCGGTTGATTGCACGTGGGCGAGTCCGCAGGGTGGCGAGCTTAAGCTGACGATCCCGGTTGGCCGTTTCGATGCGGGCGCTGTGAACTTCGATGGCGCGAAGCTGATCGACCACGCGCTTTCGGGTATGGCCCTTTGGGACGGGTCGGCTTCGCCGGTCTCGGTCGCTTACAAGTCCAAGGACGCTACTCCGTAA
- a CDS encoding phage terminase small subunit P27 family: protein MADRKAAEVHYLHGNPGNRPQGGKAKSLTGRPLPPADLEGEAFAEWSRIVSFLDKAGRIESIDHAALVVYCASWAAFNDARQALAKYGTLVEGRDGLLVKNPAAQIMKDSAAIMLNYGSKFGFTPRDRQNLGITSDPGEGDSFEKELAGL, encoded by the coding sequence ATGGCAGACAGAAAAGCCGCGGAGGTTCATTACCTCCACGGCAATCCCGGCAACCGCCCCCAAGGCGGTAAGGCGAAGTCGCTCACTGGTCGGCCGTTGCCTCCCGCGGATCTGGAAGGCGAAGCCTTCGCTGAGTGGTCTCGGATCGTCTCGTTCCTCGATAAGGCGGGACGGATCGAGAGCATCGACCACGCGGCGCTAGTCGTCTACTGCGCATCATGGGCGGCGTTCAACGACGCTCGCCAGGCGCTAGCGAAGTACGGGACGTTGGTCGAGGGTCGAGACGGACTCTTGGTCAAGAACCCCGCGGCTCAGATCATGAAGGACTCTGCCGCGATCATGCTCAACTACGGCTCCAAGTTCGGCTTCACGCCGCGCGATCGTCAGAACCTCGGGATCACTTCCGACCCTGGCGAAGGCGACTCCTTCGAGAAGGAGCTTGCGGGCCTCTAA
- a CDS encoding phage tail tape measure protein has protein sequence MADKAGLAFAGLVAAAGGLSVAFAEAMNLDAVKGKFAAQMGDAGYAAELGDVAGKLYTSNFGESVEDNMNAIRRVMSTGLLSEDASNADIERITAKAQTLSKVFGQDVAQSARAAGQMVRTGLAKDADEAFDILTRGFQQTGDNAGDLLDTVSEYSTQFRKLGLDGTTAMGLIQQGLKGGARDADIVADSLKEFSIRAVDGSKLTAEGFKMLGLDAGKMAKQIGKGGDDASKGLDTVLDKLRGIKDPVKQNQAAVALFGTQAEDLGEALLKLDPSKATTAMGDVSGAAEKAGKAMDTPGAALQKFKRSVQQAIVEKVSAALPIIISFGQWFSRNKEWIMPIAVGLLAIGAALGVVAIATKVYTAYQWLLNVALNANPIGIIILALIALAAGIAYAWTHSEKFRKIVIAVWNAVKGGVMAAINWLKVKIPAAWGWIKDRSVALFNGAKNGVVNIATGIKNAVTGAIKGAVDKVTGIKDKVLGFFKSAGTWLKEAGKSIIRGLIQGVSDMIGSLKEKFNSVTNLIPDWKGPLDKDKVLLRPAGKAIMGGLIRGVDDESPNVKKTFNRVTWDIARTGSNVSTGALTAPSRSGGVKVEVNVRGHVTAERDLAKAIAVSVRDEIARNGKRNGGSGLGGTR, from the coding sequence ATGGCTGACAAGGCGGGCTTGGCTTTCGCTGGCCTTGTCGCCGCGGCCGGCGGCTTGAGTGTGGCCTTCGCTGAGGCAATGAACCTCGATGCCGTGAAGGGCAAATTCGCGGCCCAAATGGGCGACGCGGGTTATGCCGCGGAGCTTGGAGACGTAGCCGGCAAGCTCTACACGAGCAACTTCGGTGAGTCGGTCGAAGACAACATGAACGCTATCCGGCGGGTCATGAGTACGGGCCTCCTTTCGGAGGATGCGTCCAACGCTGACATTGAGCGGATTACGGCTAAGGCTCAGACGCTTTCCAAGGTCTTCGGCCAGGACGTGGCACAGTCCGCTAGGGCTGCCGGTCAAATGGTCCGTACGGGTCTCGCTAAGGATGCTGACGAGGCATTCGACATCCTTACCCGCGGCTTTCAGCAGACCGGCGACAACGCCGGTGACCTGCTCGACACCGTTTCCGAGTACAGCACGCAATTCCGTAAGCTTGGCCTTGACGGCACTACCGCAATGGGTCTCATTCAGCAGGGCCTTAAGGGCGGTGCGCGAGACGCGGACATTGTGGCGGACAGCTTGAAGGAATTCAGCATTCGCGCTGTCGATGGTTCGAAGCTGACGGCCGAAGGCTTCAAGATGCTTGGTCTTGATGCGGGCAAGATGGCGAAGCAAATCGGTAAGGGTGGTGACGATGCCTCGAAGGGGCTCGACACCGTTCTTGACAAGCTCCGTGGGATCAAGGACCCCGTAAAGCAGAACCAAGCCGCGGTTGCGCTGTTCGGCACTCAGGCTGAGGACTTGGGCGAAGCCCTTCTCAAGCTCGATCCGTCTAAGGCGACTACCGCAATGGGAGATGTGTCCGGCGCTGCCGAGAAGGCAGGCAAGGCTATGGACACTCCGGGGGCCGCTCTCCAAAAGTTCAAACGGAGTGTGCAACAGGCGATTGTCGAAAAGGTAAGCGCTGCTCTGCCAATCATCATTTCGTTTGGGCAATGGTTCAGCCGTAACAAGGAATGGATTATGCCTATCGCGGTTGGCCTTCTCGCTATCGGTGCGGCACTTGGTGTCGTTGCGATTGCGACTAAGGTTTACACCGCGTACCAATGGCTATTGAACGTAGCGCTCAACGCTAACCCAATAGGCATTATCATTTTGGCGTTGATCGCCCTTGCTGCCGGTATCGCGTATGCATGGACCCATTCCGAGAAATTCCGCAAGATCGTGATTGCGGTTTGGAATGCGGTAAAGGGCGGCGTGATGGCCGCGATCAACTGGCTAAAGGTCAAGATCCCTGCTGCTTGGGGGTGGATCAAAGACCGAAGCGTCGCATTGTTTAACGGTGCGAAGAACGGCGTAGTCAATATCGCGACCGGCATAAAGAATGCCGTGACTGGCGCGATAAAAGGCGCGGTCGACAAGGTGACCGGAATTAAAGACAAGGTGCTCGGATTCTTTAAGAGTGCGGGCACGTGGCTAAAGGAAGCCGGCAAGTCGATCATTCGCGGCCTGATTCAAGGCGTCTCTGACATGATCGGGAGTCTGAAAGAGAAGTTCAATTCGGTAACGAACCTGATTCCCGATTGGAAGGGACCGCTCGATAAGGACAAGGTCCTTTTGCGTCCCGCCGGTAAGGCAATCATGGGTGGCCTTATCCGCGGTGTCGATGACGAATCGCCGAACGTCAAGAAGACGTTCAACCGCGTGACGTGGGATATCGCCCGTACCGGTTCCAATGTTTCGACGGGTGCGCTTACCGCTCCGTCGCGATCGGGCGGCGTAAAGGTCGAGGTTAACGTTCGCGGTCACGTAACCGCAGAGCGTGATTTGGCGAAGGCTATTGCGGTCAGCGTGCGAGACGAGATCGCGCGCAACGGAAAGAGGAACGGGGGTTCGGGCCTTGGCGGTACGCGGTGA
- a CDS encoding N-acetylmuramoyl-L-alanine amidase, with the protein MPKFDGVAYDGPPRGYGNSGAKKLYIAIHNTSNDAPPKNEASYAKRRTDSVSSHFYADASTVIQSLDTNYDAWHAGSSWGNQRAIAFELVGTNGSSEAYWRKVIDRVAPVIAKVCKAHGIPVQNLSVAQAKAKNVGGFVTHDDMRQAWGGTTHTDPGPNFPESYLIERVKAAMGTPTPPAPPKPPAAPKPPTTPKPPATPTDWTVSLIMALATLKRGSKGQLVRNAQALLNSHGYRITIDGDFGPATDTATKAFQRARKLSADGEIGRNTWTALITK; encoded by the coding sequence ATGCCCAAGTTTGACGGCGTGGCCTATGACGGTCCGCCCCGCGGTTACGGCAACTCGGGAGCGAAGAAGCTCTACATTGCCATTCACAACACGAGCAACGACGCTCCGCCGAAGAACGAAGCGAGCTACGCGAAGCGCCGGACGGACAGCGTTTCGAGCCACTTCTACGCGGACGCTTCTACGGTCATTCAGTCGCTCGACACCAACTATGACGCCTGGCACGCCGGCTCCTCGTGGGGCAACCAGCGCGCTATCGCGTTCGAGCTGGTCGGCACCAACGGTTCCTCGGAAGCGTACTGGCGCAAGGTCATTGACCGAGTGGCCCCGGTCATCGCGAAGGTGTGCAAGGCGCACGGCATCCCCGTTCAGAACCTTTCCGTTGCTCAGGCGAAGGCGAAGAACGTTGGCGGTTTCGTCACCCACGACGACATGCGGCAGGCATGGGGCGGCACGACCCACACGGACCCTGGCCCCAATTTCCCGGAGTCGTACCTGATCGAGCGGGTCAAGGCCGCGATGGGCACTCCCACTCCCCCGGCTCCGCCGAAGCCTCCCGCGGCTCCGAAGCCTCCGACCACTCCTAAGCCTCCCGCCACCCCGACCGATTGGACGGTTTCTCTCATCATGGCTCTCGCCACTTTGAAGCGCGGTTCTAAGGGACAGCTTGTCCGGAACGCGCAGGCCCTTCTGAACTCGCACGGCTACCGGATCACCATCGATGGCGATTTTGGCCCGGCGACCGATACCGCCACTAAGGCGTTTCAGCGTGCCCGGAAGCTCTCGGCGGATGGCGAGATCGGCCGGAACACCTGGACTGCACTCATCACTAAGTAA
- a CDS encoding phage portal protein, translated as MSLFKRVEKRMASVGGPASDWARDVETAAPTASGVKVNPDRARQLVSVWAAQSLVADGVASLPVDTYRREKAKGRKSSVDSPRWLIEPNPFDTPYTFWHKVMISLLGEDGNAFILTPRDDKGQVVSLWVLDPTQVVVDEDSAEPRYTYNGKTYGAKDILHIPAFTVPGQRRGISPIDHAKEAIGLGLAAEEFGARFFSQGTTMAGVVEHPGTPKPGEVAILGKMLRKSHAGLKNSHAVGILTGGATWKSISITPEQAQFLETRRFQNIQIAQIYRVPPHMIDPSVQSSWGSGVEEQNSFFVEYTLVPWLTRLEQAFSRLLVNGQYIKFNVAAKLRAKTMERFQAYVYAVTNGFFTLDEVRALEDMEPIPGGKGSKHYIPMNLQELGVKPEPAPAPKPEPEPKPADDPAAEDKEEESTDGGD; from the coding sequence GTGAGCCTGTTTAAACGGGTCGAGAAGCGGATGGCCTCCGTGGGCGGCCCTGCTTCCGATTGGGCGCGGGACGTTGAGACAGCAGCTCCGACAGCGAGCGGCGTCAAGGTGAACCCGGACCGGGCTCGACAGCTTGTGTCCGTGTGGGCGGCTCAGTCCCTCGTGGCTGACGGTGTGGCTTCGCTGCCGGTCGACACGTACCGGCGGGAGAAGGCTAAGGGCCGGAAGTCTTCGGTCGATTCCCCGCGGTGGCTGATCGAGCCCAACCCGTTCGATACGCCTTACACGTTCTGGCACAAAGTCATGATCTCGCTGTTGGGTGAGGATGGAAACGCGTTCATCCTGACTCCGCGGGATGACAAGGGCCAGGTTGTTTCCCTTTGGGTGCTCGATCCCACTCAGGTTGTCGTTGACGAGGATTCGGCGGAGCCGCGGTACACGTACAACGGCAAGACCTACGGCGCTAAAGACATCCTGCACATCCCGGCTTTCACTGTGCCGGGCCAGCGTCGCGGAATCTCCCCGATTGACCACGCGAAGGAAGCGATCGGGCTTGGCCTGGCGGCCGAAGAGTTCGGCGCACGGTTCTTCTCGCAGGGCACGACGATGGCGGGTGTTGTCGAACACCCGGGTACGCCGAAGCCTGGCGAAGTCGCGATTCTCGGGAAGATGCTCCGGAAGAGTCACGCGGGACTCAAGAACAGTCACGCGGTCGGCATCCTCACGGGCGGGGCAACGTGGAAGTCGATTTCCATCACGCCCGAACAGGCTCAGTTCCTCGAAACGCGGCGCTTTCAGAACATCCAGATTGCGCAAATCTACCGGGTGCCTCCGCACATGATTGACCCTTCGGTGCAATCGTCGTGGGGCTCCGGTGTCGAGGAACAGAATTCGTTCTTCGTTGAGTACACCCTTGTTCCGTGGCTGACTCGACTTGAGCAGGCTTTCTCCCGGCTGTTGGTGAATGGCCAGTACATCAAGTTCAACGTTGCCGCGAAGCTCCGCGCTAAGACGATGGAGCGATTCCAGGCGTACGTGTACGCGGTCACGAATGGCTTCTTCACGCTCGATGAGGTTCGAGCGCTTGAGGACATGGAGCCAATCCCGGGCGGCAAGGGCAGCAAGCACTACATCCCCATGAACCTACAGGAATTGGGGGTCAAGCCGGAGCCGGCTCCCGCTCCCAAGCCTGAACCGGAACCAAAGCCGGCGGATGATCCCGCGGCCGAGGATAAAGAGGAAGAGAGCACTGATGGCGGAGATTGA